A window of the Panulirus ornatus isolate Po-2019 chromosome 63, ASM3632096v1, whole genome shotgun sequence genome harbors these coding sequences:
- the LOC139746013 gene encoding uncharacterized protein, with the protein MAPLGLTCWVLPLCLWWLPSDQATPSGRARLRQGDNNVGLSAGASLPLTPGALPSGPVGQQVSSHPARSILLTPTRAADAAAYHIVSPGTAPTPIPTLVTSGKDNNSPRLMRTSLIRAIDPAVASFTTIPSTVTLATTAPTFTSVFETPTSLVALNSTVIRYVPHSAILYSILEAPFRDCPNECEVRLHETGECELDFACHFLMRVVESD; encoded by the exons ATGGCACCGCTGGGCCTCACCTGCTGGGTCTTACCTCTCTGCCTGTGGTGGCTGCCGTCTGACCAGGCCACACCATCAG GACGTGCGAGGCTCAGACAAGGTGACAACAACGTTGGCCTCAGTGCAGGTGCTTCCTTGCCCCTGACCCCAGGTGCCCTACCCTCGGGGCCAGTGGGTCAGCAAGtctccagccatccagccaggtCCATCCTACTCACGCCTACTCGGGCTGCTGATGCTGCCGCTTACCACATAGTGTCCCCGGGCACGGCTCCCACACCCATACCTACCCTAGTAACCAGCGGGAAGGATAATAACTCGCCCAGACTGATGCGCACATCCCTGATAAGGGCCATCGACCCGGCCGTGGCCTCCTTTACCACCATTCCATCAACAGTGACCCTCGCTACCACAGCACCGACTTTCACTTCTGTTTTCGAAACCCCGACGTCCTTAGTCGCCCTGAACTCCACCGTGATCCGTTATGTTCCTCACTCTGCCATACTGTATAGTATCTTGGAAGCGCCCTTCCGAGACTGTCCCAATGAGTGTGAGGTGAGGCTCCACGAAACTGGTGAGTGTGAGCTTGACTTCGCTTGTCATTTTCTCATGCgcgttgtagaaagcgactaa
- the LOC139746012 gene encoding zinc transporter ZIP1-like, translating into MLGLVETKAVVLSLMTVLTLAASFLPLLVRRLVLRHLHSNSTQMFLSGCLCFGGGVLLATVFLHLLPETRYYMQEAMDSGFIPQIPYPLAELIVCVGFFFIYIIEEVVHSCIHQNHHKKQKTNESLKMNVNVQTPCKSNLTHANTDVDVDDECLEKFLHEERESSSQPEVVIATPALDEGLSVMRAVVVVVALSLHSIMEGLALGLVHKPKDVWLLFGALSAHKLIIAFCMAMELLEVGVTLTPFMVSMIIFSLASPIGGLAGTLVTSMIAETTASGVLVPTFLQGFSAGTILYVTFCEVLERERARPRGGQVRMWTFLIGFVFMAGLQVLDTYVPVSPEQSATPYVNLTADNVSLLSYANVLDDITPSVFYTDVWEDTDLGSYTEAWEDTDLASYTEVWEVTDSAFYNEIWNDTTSLLYNEV; encoded by the exons ATGCTGGGTTTGGTGGAGACGAAGGCAGTGGTGCTGTCGCTGATGACGGTGCTCACCCTGGCCGCCTCCTTCCTGCCACTCCTCGTGCGGAGGTTGGTCCTCCGTCACCTCCACAGCAACAGTACACAG ATGTTTCTGAGCGGATGTTTATGCTTCGGTGGCGGAGTGTTGCTAGCCACCGTCTTCCTTCACCTCTTGCCCGAAACTCGCTACTACATGCAGGAGGCCATGGACTCAGGCTTCATCCCGCAAATACCCTACCCGCTGGCTGAGCTCATAGTTTGTGTTGGTTTCTTTTTCATCTACATCATCGAGGAGGTCGTCCACTCCTGCATCCATCAAAACCACCACAAGAAGCAAAAGACAAATGAATCCTTAAAGATGAATGTGAATGTACAGACACCGTGCAAATCGAACTTAACGCACGCAAATACTGATgtagatgttgatgatgagtgtctGGAGAAGTTCTTGCATGAGGAGAGGGAGAGCAGCAGCCAGCCAGAGGTTGTGATCGCCACCCCGGCACTGGATGAAGGTTTGTCTGTGATGcgagctgtggtggttgtggtggcactcTCACTACACAGCATCATGGAAGGCTTAGCGCTTGGTTTGGTCCACAAGCCGAAGGACGTATGGCTGCTCTTTGGTGCTCTCTCTGCCCACAAGTTGATCATAGCTTTCTGTATGGCAATGGAATTATTAGAGGTTGGAGTAACTCTGACGCCATTCATGGTgtccatgataatattttctctgGCGTCTCCCATCGGCGGCCTTGCCGGGACGCTGGTGACTTCCATGATAGCGGAAACCACTGCCTCTGGAGTCCTCGTACCTACCTTCCTGCAGGGGTTTTCTGCCGGCACCATCCTATACGTCACCTTCTGCGAGGTGCTGGAGAGAGAAAGAGCCAGGCCACGGGGAGGCCAGGTCAGGATGTGGACTTTCCTAATAGGATTTGTCTTCATGGCGGGGCTACAGGTGTTGGACACATACGTCCCTGTAAGTCCAGAGCAGAGCGCCACCCCCTATGTAAACCTGACGGCCGACAATGTGTCTTTACTTTCTTATGCTAATGTCTTAGACGATATCACTCCTTCCGTGTTTTACACTGATGTTTGGGAGGACACTGATTTAGGCTCTTACACTGAGGCCTGGGAAGACACCGATTTAGCCTCTTACACTGAGGTTTGGGAGGTCACTGATTCAGCCTTTTATAATGAGATCTGGAACGACACGACGTCACTCCTTTACAATGAGGTCTGA